The following are encoded in a window of Sebastes umbrosus isolate fSebUmb1 chromosome 7, fSebUmb1.pri, whole genome shotgun sequence genomic DNA:
- the LOC119491601 gene encoding extracellular calcium-sensing receptor-like, which yields MMLLIADLLLLSLLAVRGGKPMCQTYGTKERSQFSKEGDINIGGIFSFHQNPVSVNPAHQVNPGTIQCEGLDPGELQYAYTMIFAIEEINNSSEMLPGVTLGYRIFDSCPSIPLSIRASLNLMNRYDSGEGRCSKLTNVHAVIGETTSTSTIGIARTMGPFHIPVISHSATCACLSNRRDYPSFFRTIPSDIYQSKALAKLVKHFGWTWVGAIRTNSDYGNGGMATFLEAAEREGVCVEYSVAIYRTDPRKWFLEVVDIIKKSTSKVIVAFADGTDLDILIKELHAQNVTGLQWVGSEGWITYRYIASPVNYAVVQGAVGFAALNAHIPGLQEFLANSRPSTTPGDQGLVELWETVFGCTLTPQAEGSVAAPCTGKESLWDTNTRFTDVSDASLLNNVYKATYAVAQALHMLFTCKDGKGPFENNTCADRENVQPWQVLHYLTQVNFTTKIGENVFFDEFGDPVARYALVNWQMDETDYIVFETIGFYDASQPEGQQFEMKLDVRAIWAGENLEVPRSVCSESCLPGTRRAFVKGKPICCFDCIACADGEFSNSTNAVKCDKCLPEYKSNEERNHCDLKAIEFLTFRELMGILLVTFSVFGACLAMTIALIFFHYRHTPIVRANNSELSFLLLFSLTLCFLCSLTFIGRPSEWSCMLRHTAFGITFVLCISCVLGKTIVVLMAFKATFPGSNMMKWFGPAQQRLSVLGFTLIQVLICILWLTINPPFPFKNMNHYNEKIILECALGSPVGFWAVLGYIGLLAVLCFVIAFLARKLPDNFNEAKFITFSMLIFCAVWITFIPAYASSPGKFTVAVEIFAILASSYGMLFCIFLPKCYIILLKPENNTKKHLLGKVTPRAL from the exons ATGATGCTGCTGATAGCAGATCTGCTGCTTCTTTCTCTTCTGGCTGTCAGAGGAGGGAAGCCCATGTGTCAAACATATGGCACAAAAGAACGGTCTCAGTTTTCTAAGGAGGGAGACATCAACATTGGAGGCATTTTCTCCTTCCATCAGAACCCAGTCAGTGTCAATCCAGCTCACCAAGTCAACCCGGGAACAATCCAGTGTGAAGG ACTGGACCCAGGAGAGCTTCAGTACGCGTACACTATGATATTTGCCATAGAGGAGATCAACAACAGCTCAGAGATGCTGCCGGGAGTGACGCTGGGTTACAGGATCTTCGACTCCTGCCCCAGCATCCCTCTGTCCATCAGGGCGTCGCTAAACCTGATGAATAGGTATGACAGTGGGGAAGGCAGATGTAGCAAACTCACAAATGTGCACGCTGTCATAGGGGAAACCACATCTACCTCTACAATAGGTATTGCACGCACCATGGGACCCTTCCATATACCTGTG ATCAGTCATTCAGCCACTTGTGCATGTCTTAGCAACAGAAGAGACTATCCATCTTTCTTCAGAACCATACCTAGTGACATTTACCAGAGCAAAGCCCTAGCAAAGCTTGTGAAACACTTTGGCTGGACCTGGGTAGGCGCTATTAGAACTAATAGTGACTATGGGAACGGCGGCATGGCCACTTTCCTGGAAGCAGCAGAAAGGGAAGGCGTGTGTGTCGAGTACTCGGTGGCTATTTACAGAACTGATCCCAGGAAGTGGTTCCTAGAGGTGGTGGACATTATAAAGAAATCCACCTCTAAGGTGATAGTGGCGTTTGCTGACGGCACAGACCTCGACATACTTATTAAGGAGCTTCACGCTCAGAATGTGACAGGCCTGCAGTGGGTGGGCAGCGAGGGCTGGATCACCTATCGCTACATTGCCTCTCCGGTGAACTACGCCGTGGTGCAGGGGGCGGTGGGCTTTGCGGCGCTAAATGCTCACATCCCCGGGCTGCAGGAGTTCCTGGCTAACAGCCGGCCCTCCACCACGCCGGGGGACCAGGGACTGGTGGAGTTGTGGGAGACGGTGTTCGGCTGCACCCTGACTCCCCAAGCAGAGGGTTCAGTCGCAGCCCCGTGCACTGGGAAAGAGTCTTTGTGGGACACGAACACACGCTTCACAGATGTTTCAGATGCCAGTTTGCTGAATAATGTTTACAAGGCCACGTATGCTGTCGCTCAAGCGTTGCACATGTTGTTTACCTGCAAAGATGGAAAGGGGCCTTTTGAGAACAATACTTGTGCTGATAGGGAAAATGTTCAACCATGGCAG GTGCTGCACTACCTAACGCAGGTCAATTTCACCACTAAGATTGGTGAAAATGTGTTCTTTGATGAGTTCGGCGACCCTGTGGCACGTTACGCACTGGTAAACTGGCAGATGGATGAGACGGATTACATAGTCTTTGAAACCATTGGTTTCTACGATGCCTCCCAGCCTGAGGGTCAGCAGTTTGAGATGAAACTAGATGTGAGAGCTATCTGGGCAGGCGAGAATCTGGAA GTACCGAGGTCTGTTTGCAGTGAGAGCTGCTTGCCAGGGACCCGCCGGGCTTTCGTCAAGGGCAAGCCTATCTGCTGTTTCGATTGCATCGCCTGTGCTGATGGGGAGTTCAGCAACAGCACAA ATGCAGTGAAATGTGACAAATGCCTCCCCGAGTACAAGTCCAACGAAGAGAGGAATCACTGTGACTTGAAAGCTATTGAGTTCCTCACCTTCAGGGAACTGATGGGTATACTGTTGGTCACCTTTTCTGTCTTCGGCGCCTGCCTGGCGATGACTATAGCCCTGATATTTTTCCACTACAGGCACACTCCTATCGTAAGGGCCAACAATTCTGAGCtgagcttcctgctgctcttctcctTGACTCTATGTTTCCTGTGTTCTCTGACCTTCATCGGCCGGCCCTCTGAGTGGTCCTGCATGCTGCGACACACAGCGTTCGGCATTACCTTTGTCCTCTGCATCTCTTGTGTTCTAGGGAAAACTATAGTGGTGTTAATGGCCTTTAAAGCGACATTTCCAGGTAGTAATATGATGAAATGGTTTGGGCCTGCACAGCAGAGGCTCAGCGTCCTGGGTTTCACTCTCATACAGGTTTTAATTTGCATACTTTGGCTGACAATCAACCCTCCTTTTCCATTCAAAAATATGAACCACTATAACGAGAAGATTATACTAGAGTGTGCCCTGGGATCACCTGTAGGGTTCTGGGCTGTGTTAGGATACATAGGGCTCCtagctgtgttgtgttttgtaatCGCTTTTTTGGCTCGAAAGCTGCCTGATAATTTCAATGAAGCTAAATTCATCACTTTCAGCATGCTGATATTCTGTGCAGTCTGGATCACATTTATCCCAGCTTATGCCAGCTCTCCTGGGAAGTTCACTGTGGCTGTGGAGATATTTGCTATTTTAGCCTCCAGTTATGGAAtgctgttttgtatttttttgcccAAGTGCTACATCATTTTATTAAAGCCTGAGAACAATACAAAGAAACATCTGTTGGGTAAAGTGACCCCAAGAGccctttga
- the LOC119491602 gene encoding extracellular calcium-sensing receptor-like: MSRAFSISGSHPSPPSPKGFDHRCALVGSLVATTNQSQQCKLIPGSMSLTVLEKKGDIMLGGLFSLHDMVVEPRLSFTSMPPPAQCTRFNFRTFRWMQTMIFAIEEINRDGKLLPNITLGYKIYDSCSTPHQALKAATELVGSEKGSVIEGETQEGKGTCRGTVPAVIGDGGSTQSLVVARFLGVFHVPQVSYFSSCACLSDKKEFPAFLRTMPSDFFQVDALLQLVKHFGWTWVGVIAGDDAYGRSGANIFANEVRKLGACIALHEVIPKNRAQSTISSIVSKIRSSGARVILVFAVEQDAAALFDEAHRKGLTGIQWLASEAWSTAAVLSTPKKHHYILQGSMGFAIRRAHIPGLQDFLLRLHPSSPDALADPFLIPFWEEVFQCSLGGQAEGQEHNVEGKPQCSGAEELGSVTNIYSDVSQLRISYNVYKAVYAIVHALKAMRSCEKGKGPFPLQACPDVINIQPWQLLHYIKHVEYLNSFGDETKFDENGDPAAMYDLVNWQLRLNGEMEFVTIGKFDETATVGKQKLQIQEHIIVWNGNQTKIPLSVCSSICPPGTRKAIRPNFPICCHDCVVCTAGEISNQTDAIECVRCLPEFWSNADRTACIPKQVEFLSFSGTMGITLTAISLIGSFCTCAVAFILSYHRATPIVKANNSELSFLLLFSLTLCFLCSLTFIGRPSEWSCMLRHTAFGITFVLCISCLLGKTIVVLMAFKATLPGSNVMKWFGPVQQKAIITLCTLVQVIICTVWLVVAPPTPRQLMPRKSVIVILLCDQGSPVAFSLVLGYIGLLACLCLLLAFLARKLPDNFNEARLITFSMLIFCAVWIAFVPAYISSPGKYSTATEVFAILASSYGLLGCIFAPKCYIILLRPEKNTWKHLMSKAATDKF; encoded by the exons Atgtccagagccttcagcatctcagg GAGTCACCCGAGCCCACCAAGCCCTAAAGGTTTCGACCACAGGTGTGCACTAGTGGGTTCTTTGGTGGCCACAACAA ACCAGAGCCAACAATGCAAACTAATCCCAGGGTCCATGTCCCTAACTGTGCTGGAGAAGAAGGGGGACATCATGTTGGGTGGACTCTTCTCCCTTCATGACATGGTGGTGGAGCCCAGACTGTCCTTCACCTCTATGCCTCCTCCTGCACAGTGCACCAG ATTTAACTTCCGGACGTTCCGTTGGATGCAAACTATGATTTTTGCCATCGAGGAGATCAACAGAGATGGCAAACTCCTTCCCAACATCACACTGGGCTATAAGATCTATGATTCATGCAGCACACCCCATCAGGCTCTGAAGGCTGCGACGGAATTAGTGGGGAGTGAGAAGGGTTCAGTTATTGAAGGAGAGACACAGGAGGGTAAAGGCACCTGTCGTGGGACCGTACCAGCAGTGATAGGAGACGGAGGTTCAACTCAGTCTCTCGTCGTGGCCCGTTTCCTGGGAGTCTTCCATGTGCCGCAA GTTAGTTATTTCTCTAGCTGTGCCTGTCTCAGTGACAAAAAGGAGTTTCCTGCCTTTTTAAGGACCATGCCCAGTGACTTCTTCCAG GTAGATGCATTACTACAACTTGTAAAGCATTTTGGCTGGACTTGGGTGGGTGTGATTGCAGGGGATGATGCTTATGGCCGCAGCGGGGCAAACATCTTTGCCAATGAG GTAAGAAAGTTAGGTGCTTGTATTGCCCTTCATGAGGTCATCCCAAAGAACCGAGCACAGAGCACCATCTCATCCATCGTTTCCAAGATCCGCTCCTCTGGGGCTCGGGTGATTCTCGTGTTTGCTGTGGAACAAGATGCAGCCGCATTGTTTGATGAAGCTCACAG AAAGGGGCTCACTGGGATCCAGTGGCTGGCCAGTGAGGCTTGGAGCACTGCCGCCGTCCTCTCCACCCCCAAAAAGCACCACTACATCCTCCAGGGCTCTATGGGATTTGCTATTCGGCGAGCACACATCCCTGGATTGCAAGACTTCCTGCTTCGCTTGCATCCCTCGAGCCCAGACGCCCTTGCAGATCCCTTCCTGATACCCTTCTGGGAAGAGGTGTTTCAGTGCAGCCTGGGTGGGCAGGCTGAAGGTCAGGAACATAATGTCGAGGGTAAACCTCAATGCTCCGGAGCAGAAGAGCTGGGGAGTGTGACGAATATCTATTCAGATGTGTCACAGCTTAGGATTTCCTACAATGTCTATAAGGCTGTGTATGCCATTGTCCATGCACTCAAGGCTATGAGAAGCTGTGAGAAAGGAAAAGGGCCATTTCCTCTGCAGGCCTGTCCAGATGTAATCAATATACAGCCATGGCAG CTACTTCATTATATAAAACATGTGGAATACTTGAACTCCTTTGGTGATGAAACCAAGTTTGATGAGAATGGCGACCCTGCAGCCATGTATGACCTGGTGAACTGGCAGCTGAGACTAAATGGAGAAATGGAGTTTGTCACTATCGGCAAATTTGACGAGACGGCCACAGTTGGAAAGCAAAAACTCCAGATCCAGGAGCATATAATTGTGTGGAATGGCAACCAAACCAAA ATTCCCTTGTCAGTATGCAGCAGCATTTGTCCCCCAGGTACCCGGAAGGCAATCAGACCTAACTTCCCTATCTGCTGCCATGATTGTGTGGTTTGCACAGCTGGGGAGATTAGCAATCAGACTG ATGCCATAGAGTGTGTGCGCTGCCTGCCAGAGTTCTGGTCCAATGCTGACAGGACGGCCTGCATCCCAAAACAGGTGGAGTTCCTCTCCTTTAGCGGCACCATGGGCATCACCCTGACGGCCATTTCCCTCATTGGATCCTTCTGCACCTGCGCTGTGGCGTTCATATTGTCCTATCACAGAGCCACCCCAATTGTCAAGGCCAACAACTCTGAGCtgagcttcctgctgctcttctccttgactctgtgttttctgtgttctcTGACCTTCATCGGCCGGCCCTCTGAGTGGTCCTGCATGCTGCGACACACAGCATTCGGCATCACCTTTGTCCTCTGCATCTCATGTCTTCTCGGGAAAACGATAGTGGTGCTGATGGCCTTCAAAGCTACACTTCCAGGCAGTAATGTGATGAAATGGTTTGGGCCTGTACAGCAAAAGGCAATCATTACCTTGTGTACACTGGTCCAG GTAATAATTTGTACAGTGTGGCTGGTTGTCGCTCCCCCCACTCCGCGCCAACTGATGCCACGCAAGAGCGTCATTGTCATTCTCTTGTGCGACCAAGGTTCACCCGTAGCATTCTCTCTCGTCCTGGGTTACATCGGCCTGCTGGCctgcctctgcctcctcctggcCTTCCTGGCAAGGAAACTCCCAGACAACTTCAACGAGGCCAGACTCATCACCTTCAGCATGCTCATTTTCTGCGCCGTGTGGATCGCCTTCGTTCCCGCCTACATCAGCTCTCCGGGGAAGTACTCCACGGCCACGGAGGTGTTTGCAATCTTGGCCTCCAGTTATGGACTGCTGGGCTGCATCTTTGCACCAAAGTGTTACATAATCCTTCTACGGCCAGAAAAGAACACATGGAAACATCTGATGTCGAAAGCTGCCACTGACAAATTTTAG